The DNA region atgcTTTTCTAATAATAAGGCAAATCGTTTACCGACATTTATCATTCGTCTGGTCTCATCATCTGACTTGCAGTACTTCACCTCTACGTCAAACACcatttacagtaattacagcactTATAAAGCTATTTAGTATATGCACTTTGTAATATATGAGTGCGCCCTTATGTTATTGCTGATACAGATAGTTATCTGGGTATTCTATTTGcagatgttttgcttttttatagACCTTCTGatgtatgaaatatgaaaaactaAGTGATTCATGTGAAGTTTTAAAAAGCAGTGATGTAAACCTGATTAATATTCCTCCACCTGCTCATACATTATCTAGCAGGTGCACGGCAAAGCGATCATGTCTTCTTAAACTTTTATcataacttttagttattccTTGAGTAGTTGCCACTTTATGAACTCAAGTGATGTTTTCATTAAGTTTACTGCTGGAAAATTAACATTATTTCAATACTTTTACAGTCAATCTACCTGAGGATCTCCTTAGCTACTGAACTGGGTACTGGAATTTCTTTATGGGAGTTAGGACAAGGACTGGATTACTTCTATGATCTCCTATGAGAGCTGGACTTGTTTGAGAAGACTGTGGACCTTGAATCATCAGCACatggattttctttttcctgatcATGGTACACCAAAAATTCATATGCTGTATGGAAGTACccattttctctattttgttttGGAGTAAGTGACATGAACTCTGAAACGAGCCGTTGACGGGGGTTTAGTTAATATTCAACTTGTTTGTGGGTCATGGGGGGGTGTTGAGAAATCTGGTTTACAGGAGTGGAATTGGAGTTTGTTGATTTAAAAGATTGTGGGGAACAATAGGtacttcagtttgttttattccttttcATTACCgatattgtgaaaaaaaaatcttgtacTTGTACAGTTCAGTCAGAGTGCAGTAACACATGTCCATTCAACAGCCGGCGCATGTTCATCAATATGTATAAAGTTTCAAACAAGGATATATTATGTTGAGTTCATGTCATATCTGCAGCTTCTCTTCAGTCCAAATCCAGAATCTTCTGCTGTTTTGCTGACTGATGCCAACAAACATTTCTGCTCTTGGATCAAgttctgtcatttttacattttctaatcAAGACATTTGATTGTGTGACTTTTATTGGGTTTATGATAACAGCATTGACAAGTAAAGACGTTGAATTTACAGGGTTGCTAAACATTTGTTCTGACCCAGCATCTTCCAATATTTGTATGAGATGGATATttgtttaattacattaatataaaTGTGGAACAACTCAACTGATGAGTGTCAGTGCTCCTGCTGTAAATCTTTTATTACTTGGCACTAAAGAGCAGGATTAGATTATTTACAGCGAGTGAGGTTGACTGCATATTCTGTCCAGTTATTAGATGTCTGTCGATGACTACGTGCACAGCATCTTCTTGACTTGCTGGAAAACAAAGAGATAAATATAAGAGGGTTTTAGTTTTAGAAATACTTGTTAAGTATTTACCAATTTACAGGTAAACTCACCTGTGTAGGATCCACCACTATCCTTCACAAAGTCTTCCACAATCAAGGGCAAATTGGCAAAGTCTGGCCTCCGCACCAGTTCAAACACTGATGGctttcaacaaaaacagatacTGTTACTAAATACATTGAACACCAGgtaaatgcataaatatctttGTGTATATTCCCCACATGTATACTAGAGGGACACTAACCCCCGTTAAACTGTAGCCGCTGAAGATCCACCTCTGTCCCTCAGTGGCACAACACAGCGCCGATACTCCTTGTCCGACTGCACACACAGGTTCTGcccacagagaaaaaacaacctGCGTCCACATTCATCGCACATATAGATTACAGACTGAATGCTTTTAAGATGAGCCTCACTAACTTTGGTGAGAGATGAAGTGTGTGAGAATGCGGTGCAGAGAGCCACTGTGTGCCAAGTCATTCAGCGCTCCAGGACAGTCCGGGATGAGCAGCGCCTGATATCGAGCACCTGGAAAAAGGGTCATCATGACATAAGTGAGCagagtccaaccagcagcagctacaacagaaGCAGCAGACATGAAAACAGTCAAATGACCCTGAAGTTAATATTCTTACCATCTATAGATTCAAGTTTGGCTGGTGTTGCGTAGGGTTTCACATTGAAGTCCTGCACCCATCTGGCAGTGCTTTCATCCACTCCGACAAAGTCTATAGGCTTCCcctgcaatttaaaaaaaaaaacacttcacatgTGAACTCAGTACAGAGCAACAAAAGAAGTGCTGGAGTTACATGCTGTTGCCAACGCTGGGGGAAGAATTAAGAAGTTAACTCATCTATTTTCAAGTAGGAAGTTGCATCTTATGTCAATGACCTTGCAGAAGCCTGCAGTCGAGCTGAAATGCTAAAATGTTGAAACCAATATTTAAAGCTTAGGTGCTTGGTACTCCAGTTCTAATCACTACAAACATGTTTCCACCTTCTTTGACTGTGGAAAAGGCAGCTTACTCTGTTCAGTGAAGAAAACAAACCCCATAATATGAGAAACCTCAAACAACTGGTTGTTGATTTTGGATGTTCAGTCCCTAACAGACAGAAggactttgttttattaaaagcaTGTGTAAAACGATTGTAGTCCTTTCTAAGAGATATTCCCACCTGGCACAAGCTACCTGTGTTTGAAGGACCATTaagtaggatttagtggcatctagtggtgaggttgcagattgcaaccagtTGAATATCCCTCAACctcccttccaagtgtgtaggagaacatatggtggctgcaaaaaatgcaaaaggccctctttATAGCCAGTgcttggtttgtccattctgagctactgtagaaatgtggcagtgcaacatggcgggctccatggaagatCTGCTTCCTAtgcagatataaagggctcaatcaacaaaaacacaacgattcttattttcagttgattatacactaattgcaacatacttatgaatattatattcaatttctgccaatagatccatCTATATCTTAtacactgatcctttaaaatCTACacatgggtgacaaattaaagataAATCTACATAAACTGTCTTGGTAACATGTTGAGCCACAAGCATCAAAAACAGCTTCAACAGTCCTTGACAAGTCTCTGGtacaccattcttccaaaagatattccctcatttggtgttttgatgacgGTCAGGGAGAGCGCTGACTAACATGTCACTCCAAACTAGTCAGAGTCATATCAGGaagccatcatcatcattttcaagTGGATCCCAAAACATACAATCATtaaaaatctcccataggtgttcagctgggttgagatctggtgactatAAAGGCCTTAGCGTCTGATTCACATCACCTTCATACTAATCAAACATTCAGCGACCCCTCGTGCCCTGCGGATCCTAGAAGACACTACTCCCATGACATAGGAtgaaggtgatcactcagaataACTTTGTTGATGTTGAAAATTGTTGAAATCATGTCAGGGAAATACTCCCAGGATATGcaatcaatatatttttatgcTCATTTATTCAAGTCTctctctaaaatgttttttttttaattcatacttcacttggatgtttgagcttcactgtgcagaatgatgtatgtgcagagtttgacactaggaagctgttttatctgctgaaagaggaaagacTCTGTGCTCagcttaaatctgagtttaaggtgtaATAGATAAGCAAGTAAGAgtgttgttttataataatcATGACTAGTTTGaaagccaatcgtggtccaatattcaatttacacaagtatgatgtgaaaatgtgaagcctctagtgcacatacactgaaaatggacttcaGTGAAGTAGTGGGTCCAGTAGTATCTTTTGtccagtagttaaacttttgaaatatttgcttattcatatattctggattttcttaatgagggagaaggagtagcAGACACAAATTATCATTCAGAGTTTTTGTATAAGTCAGTTAAgtcagtcaggtgtccatatgaacactgaaagaggttttctcgctgtaatcattcctcctgttcatactgaagaTCTGATTCACATGTTCtttcattgtaagtgatgggggccaaaactgtcattttatgcagaaatgcatttaaaagtttatctgaagcttatatgaagtTTCAGCAGTTCTGAGTTAGTGATATctagtggatatctgacacagtTACAGCTTATAATACTAgcttactatactatactatagtAAACTATAAAGCTGAGAGGTCTCTGTTAGACAGAAGTGAGGTGTTGTAGAGAGTTATTGCTTTGGGGAAATCTTTCCTGCCCAAAGCAATAACTATTTACAACACCTCATCTCTGTCTAACAGAGAACTCTCAGCTTCATGTCTCAACCGAACTCTATTTTGCTCCTTCAATAACTTTGCTCATCTTGAATTTGCACATCTTTACACACTTGTCTAataatagtttattttattatattctttatatTGTGTTGTATATGGGTTGTGTTTATATCTCTATAGATATACAGTTCTCTATTCTGGGGTTGATATGTATATTTACTGAGTATTTGCTGTCCATGCAATGCCTAGATAACCTGCTGATGTAACAGTAGAATTTCCCAATTTCGgagatcaatcaatcaatcaatctatgTATGTGTCCGCCTGTCTGTCCATTTTGTAAGACATTTACTATCTGACAGAATTTTAAAGCGTTTTTATTCCACTAGTGTCTCATCCTAAGAAAGCAGGCCAACCTGTAAACTCACTGGCTGGACTTTTATATGAGGACACGATGATAACAAACTTGTTGCCATGGACAACATGAGGGTCACAGACAGGAGTTAATGACTGAGACAGTAGGAAGTGTCACTTGGCTGCATATTTTTCAATTATAAAGAGACTTACCCCAGGTGTGGCTGTCTGAAGGTTAAACGCTGAGGTACAAAGACTGAAGGACTGATGGAAAGACTTTGCTGACACCCCTGAATGAACAAAACACATCGAGTTAAAACGCAACAGAGAATTTAGGTTACACCTACAGAAAAAATAGAGCAAAACTAACAAGTAAACATATAATTAGCTAAATTATGAACAATTAAGCTCTCATATTGGTACAAAACTGACTCAATACTAGCGACAATACTGTTAGCTTCCAATTCAGagttaagggaaacataaaaaagataTTTAGTGGCTGATTCTCCGTTTTCACCATTTACACTCATGAAAAAGTCTTaacgctgtttaaacccactttcagatttgtgaaacctttattttgctcatgaaaacagaaaaaagggcgatttcactgtttttccaCCATCCAGACCCtattagaccaggtccagatcaaaaaccactatacttgGACTTGTCACATATGGACTAGATTACCAAGGAGACTCGAGATCTATTAAAACACAGtatcagatttgtgaaacctttatcctatttgtgaaaactgaaaaagggCGATTCCACTGATATTTTATCCATCCAGAgttgtcaaatctggactagattgacaaggagactccagagactcattaaaactACCTAGTCtgatgtggtctggatgggaaaaagaagtgaaatactccttttttatttttcactaaTAGAATCAAGGTTTCACAAATTTgacactgtgttttaatgagtctctggagtGTCCTTGGTAATCTAGTCCCGATTTCAAAGGTATAAATTTAGTGGgttttgatctggacctggtctgatgtggtctggatgggggaaaaaagcagtgaaatcgcccttttcTCTGTTAtgcaaatctgaaagtgggtttaaataGCAGTAAAGCTTTTGCTACGATGTCTAACAATTTTTCATATGTGCAAGTGGTGAAAAAAACGAATAATCAgccgctaaatatcattatttatgaatCAGAAACTGACTTCAGCGTCGTTACTTTGTCAGTTAACGTTACTCATCTTCATTTAACTGACGACACCTCAACCGTTAAAGCAAATAAACTCACCTTGAGGAGAAGCACTCGCCACTATCAGACATGTTGGCTTCGCAGACATTTCATTTATCTCTGTGTTCCCTCCACATGAAATATTTTAGCTTGTTTGAAATGAATAAGAAGACATTTGTGGATAAAATCATGcaagagagaaacaggaagtgagaggAGGAAGTGCTGTCAATCAGCTGACAACAACATCCGCTACAAGGATTTCAGAATAAAAGTTCAATGTCACAAGCAGGAGAAGACAACATGATCAGTGTGATTGATTGGCAATCGTAAATGGCAAATATCATTTATTGGTatctcaacaaacaaacaatcatttaaatattaattttataatcATAGTTTTGGTAAAAACTGCGTgatatacataaaaaaataagctAGATAAACAAAAAGACCAACACTGATTCCAGATGTAGCCACAGCAGCATGCTCATTGTCTGCTATTTAAAATGCAGCCTTTGGTTACAAGTTCATCCTCACATCATTCTCTTTAACATAAAGGAAGATACTGAAAGCATGCATTGGGATTTTCCAGAAAGAGAACAGTGCTGTCCAGCAGCATGACAGTATCactgtactaaggactaagtttgataaacTTCACTTCAGCTAGCACCTAATGCCTTGCAGGTTTCTATGGATCATGGTCGTGGACCACCTCCTGCCATGATCCTGCTTGATGTCCatgcctgctattattattataagtcatatttctattgttattattgttcttattgttgttgctgtgcttctctgtgtctctctcccccctctccacctccctctttctccctaaACCCAAgtggtcaaggcagatggccgcccacctagagcccagttTTGCTTGaagtttcttcctgttaaaagggagtttttccttgctgctgtcgccaagtgcttgctcatgggggaatgttgggtctctgtaaattaaagagcctagacctgctctatgtgaaaagtgtcctgagataacttctgttgtgatttggcgccatataaataaaattgacatgACTTGATTATCTTTAGTCTGTGCATTTTGCAAATCATCATGTCATAACTTGAAGTCACAACTTCACAGAATCACAGAAATATGTAAATTGGAGACATTTAAGTATCTAACCAAACATTTTGGCAATGCATGATATGACACGTGATATTTGAGTAGTCCAAAAATCAGTATGGCTCTTCTTTCAAATTTCGATAAAGGCAGCAAGTAAACATCATCCCCACAagctgaaagaaaaacacaagatgaaCTTGTTAGTTCCACACTGCAAACAGAAACAACCATTTTTCATAGTACAGCTGCTGGTGTTTGGCACACTATTTAAAAGTATGTTCATTTTAACTTTGGTGGTTAGGACTTTACCTGTAAAAATGCAATCCCAATGCCCACTGCACCAAGAATATATAACTGACTCAGGATGAAGTCCTCTAATTTCATAATGCAGCCTCCCTGTGAGC from Thunnus albacares chromosome 7, fThuAlb1.1, whole genome shotgun sequence includes:
- the gatd1 gene encoding glutamine amidotransferase-like class 1 domain-containing protein 1 produces the protein MSAKPTCLIVASASPQGVSAKSFHQSFSLCTSAFNLQTATPGGKPIDFVGVDESTARWVQDFNVKPYATPAKLESIDGARYQALLIPDCPGALNDLAHSGSLHRILTHFISHQKPVCAVGQGVSALCCATEGQRWIFSGYSLTGPSVFELVRRPDFANLPLIVEDFVKDSGGSYTASQEDAVHVVIDRHLITGQNMQSTSLAVNNLILLFSAK